In Primulina eburnea isolate SZY01 chromosome 3, ASM2296580v1, whole genome shotgun sequence, one DNA window encodes the following:
- the LOC140825095 gene encoding protein MOS2-like: protein MSFSFDFKSKSQSNRKKQARSAVLADDPPPTSAAAGNYIREFDPAEAPPQPQPKVKTIAPIPNQWRPTKKLKNLPNLPSLSQSNGSDSSLQFEVDDRPNSEAADNSMAYGLNIRQAPAVDDRGGSISDLELRRLKEDLEKLPEDAGMDDFRDVPVEGFGLALLSGYGWKEGMGIGRNAKEDVKVLEVMKRTGRGGLGFTEEFSENRIESNGKGAANLGNANVKQDKMRDETEKKRLNIGKEVRIVSGREIGMKAKVVEVRRSGEILVLRLSGSEEKVKIQSKDVAELGSAEEEKCLRNLKELKIKEEKVYIGKGHRNSMRKTSHEDEKMVNERVNWLMNHIRVRIIRKDWKGGRLFLKKGVVVDVVGPGMCDVSMDESRELIQGVEQEFLETALPRRGGPVLVLCGRHKGVYGTLLEHDSEKDTGLVRDADTHEMLNVRLDEIAEYTGDPSDIGY, encoded by the coding sequence ATGAGTTTCTCCTTTGATTTTAAGTCGAAATCCCAATCCAATCGCAAAAAACAGGCGAGGTCCGCCGTCTTAGCGGATGACCCACCACCCACATCAGCCGCCGCCGGAAACTATATAAGGGAATTCGATCCCGCCGAAGCTCCACCACAACCTCAGCCCAAAGTCAAAACTATTGCCCCTATTCCCAACCAATGGCGCCCAACGAAGAAACTGAAAAACCTCCCCAATCTCCCTTCGCTTTCTCAATCCAACGGTTCAGATTCGTCCCTCCAGTTCGAGGTTGATGATCGACCCAATTCCGAAGCCGCCGACAACTCGATGGCTTATGGACTTAATATCCGCCAGGCACCTGCTGTCGATGATCGTGGTGGATCGATATCAGATTTGGAGTTGAGAAGGTTGAAAGAGGACTTGGAGAAGCTACCGGAGGATGCTGGGATGGACGACTTTAGGGATGTGCCAGTGGAAGGGTTTGGTTTGGCGTTGCTGTCGGGGTATGGGTGGAAAGAGGGCATGGGAATAGGGCGTAATGCAAAGGAGGATGTAAAAGTTTTGGAGGTTATGAAAAGGACGGGGAGAGGGGGATTGGGATTCACTGAGGAGTTCAGTGAGAATCGAATTGAAAGTAACGGTAAAGGTGCTGCAAATCTCGGGAATGCAAATGTGAAGCAGGATAAAATGAGGGATGAAACAGAAAAGAAAAGATTAAATATTGGGAAAGAGGTGAGAATAGTGAGTGGCAGGGAAATAGGAATGAAAGCTAAGGTTGTTGAGGTGAGGAGAAGTGGAGAGATACTGGTTTTGAGACTCTCAGGAAGCGAGGAGAaggtgaaaattcaaagcaaggATGTGGCAGAATTGGGTTCTGCGGAAGAGGAGAAATGCTTGAGAAATTTAAAGGAATTGAAGATTAAAGAGGAAAAGGTTTATATAGGGAAAGGACATAGGAATTCTATGAGGAAGACGAGTCATGAAGACGAAAAAATGGTCAACGAGAGAGTGAATTGGCTGATGAATCACATAAGGGTTAGAATTATAAGGAAGGATTGGAAGGGTGGGAGATTGTTCTTGAAAAAAGGAGTGGTGGTTGATGTTGTGGGGCCAGGAATGTGCGACGTTTCTATGGATGAGAGCAGAGAGTTGATACAAGGAGTGGAACAAGAATTCTTGGAAACTGCTCTTCCAAGACGTGGGGGCCCAGTGCTTGTTTTGTGTGGTAGACACAAGGGTGTGTATGGTACTCTGTTAGAGCATGATTCGGAGAAGGATACGGGTTTAGTTCGTGATGCGGATACACATGAGATGCTTAATGTGAGGCTTGACGAAATTGCTGAGTACACGGGAGACCCAAGTGATATTGGCTATTGA